In Rhodopirellula islandica, one DNA window encodes the following:
- a CDS encoding response regulator, which yields MMSLYQRIPIRIRISLGLVGLMAGSLLVASAAGFFPNEQEEILHGRARLCESLAISGTAMASHGQVDSLRVTLESVVHRDPQINSIGLVSSEGQLLVSAGEHDDFWDESLEDDVNQMRVPVFRYGKQWGELQVAFASTGGLFGLNYWAPAWLLIVLIPACLIQFSFFLKKTLESLDPSGAVPTHVENALDTITVGLVLLNSRGRILFTNRRLNQLLSQEPAEMTGKKIDDLEWQALADSNELLPWEEAKQNDDSVMDRILQYDNSGRMLTFSVNCTPIAGQGYLVTFEDITLIEENKVALAKARDAAENANAAKSDFLANMSHEIRTPLNAVLGFTDVLRRGLVSSGDEAVDHLNMIHRSGAHLLELINDILDLSKIESGHLQVESIDTNLDDIVTDVANTLKVKADEQGLELKVDFRTAIPRTIQSDPTRLRQVVTNLVGNAIKFTESGSVSIVTSLLKTPSNSIEGFDPIIRVDIIDTGIGMTPNQQAKIFDSFVQADSSTTRKFGGTGLGLSISRRLAEAMGGALTVHSEVGIGSTFRVEIPTSVANLQDMISPEELTRLAQEKSAGEVNSELLRLPSKRVLVVDDGEANRRLIELVLKRAGAVVLTAEHGQEALEMIEQGHQASDPYALVLMDMQMPVLDGYSATRQLRAQEDKTPVIALTGNAMRGDREKCIDAGCDDFLTKPVNLDELLQMVSEYLGPVDPGTLTNANVLSSPNVLSPETTSRLAHSGLSGIASLPLTPVTPATTTLSSSAIVPTLPMDDEDFRAIAGDFVSRLQARLDGIERAIEEAKFDFVHGEAHWLKGAGGTVGLDVFTQPARTLEQAAKDESAGNAQSILQQIRELHSRIMIPGMDTLSPPDADGLTDASHTPLDPMQIVNPIHCTLPLEDPDFHAIVSDFIVRLDARLKDMRSELHSERFEELGLSAHWLKGAGGTVGYGDLTQPSRELIDAALASNFDECESCLSQIEAVRRRMILPGPVPHTV from the coding sequence ATGATGAGCCTCTATCAGCGTATCCCGATTCGCATTCGGATTTCACTCGGTCTGGTCGGTCTGATGGCTGGCAGTCTGCTGGTTGCCAGTGCCGCCGGTTTCTTCCCCAATGAACAGGAAGAAATCCTGCACGGCCGTGCGCGATTGTGCGAGTCGTTGGCGATCAGCGGCACCGCCATGGCCAGTCATGGGCAAGTCGATTCGTTGCGGGTCACCCTGGAATCGGTCGTTCACCGAGACCCGCAGATCAACTCGATTGGCTTGGTTTCCAGTGAAGGACAACTGCTTGTCTCTGCCGGGGAACACGACGACTTCTGGGACGAAAGCCTCGAAGACGACGTCAATCAGATGCGTGTCCCGGTGTTTCGCTACGGCAAGCAGTGGGGCGAACTGCAGGTTGCGTTTGCCTCCACCGGCGGTCTGTTTGGTCTGAACTACTGGGCCCCCGCTTGGTTGTTGATCGTTCTGATCCCCGCCTGCCTGATTCAGTTTTCGTTCTTCCTGAAGAAGACGCTGGAAAGCCTGGATCCCTCCGGTGCCGTCCCCACCCACGTTGAAAACGCATTGGACACGATCACGGTCGGATTGGTCCTGCTCAATTCACGAGGCCGAATCCTGTTCACCAACCGGCGCCTGAACCAATTGCTCTCGCAAGAACCTGCGGAGATGACCGGCAAAAAGATCGACGACCTGGAATGGCAAGCGCTCGCCGACAGCAATGAATTGTTGCCCTGGGAAGAAGCCAAGCAGAACGATGATTCGGTCATGGATCGAATCCTTCAATACGACAACAGCGGTCGCATGCTGACGTTCAGCGTCAACTGCACTCCGATCGCAGGCCAAGGTTACCTGGTCACCTTCGAAGACATCACCCTGATCGAAGAAAACAAAGTCGCACTGGCAAAAGCCCGTGACGCCGCGGAAAACGCCAACGCGGCCAAGAGTGACTTCCTGGCCAACATGAGTCACGAGATTCGCACGCCGCTCAACGCCGTCCTCGGTTTCACCGATGTGCTGCGCCGAGGGTTGGTTTCCAGCGGTGATGAAGCGGTTGACCACCTGAACATGATCCACCGCTCCGGCGCCCACCTGTTGGAACTGATCAACGACATCTTGGATCTGTCCAAGATCGAATCGGGACACCTGCAAGTCGAATCGATCGACACCAATCTCGACGACATCGTCACCGATGTTGCCAACACCTTGAAGGTCAAAGCCGATGAGCAAGGCCTGGAACTGAAAGTCGATTTCCGGACCGCCATCCCGCGAACGATCCAGTCCGACCCGACCCGACTGCGCCAGGTCGTCACCAACTTGGTCGGCAATGCGATCAAGTTCACCGAAAGCGGTTCCGTCTCCATTGTGACCTCCTTGCTGAAGACACCTTCGAACTCCATCGAAGGCTTCGACCCCATCATTCGAGTCGACATCATCGACACGGGGATCGGAATGACGCCGAATCAACAAGCCAAAATCTTTGACTCGTTTGTGCAGGCCGACAGCTCCACGACGCGCAAGTTCGGCGGCACCGGGCTGGGGCTTTCCATCAGCCGCCGGTTGGCCGAAGCCATGGGCGGAGCGTTGACGGTGCACAGCGAAGTTGGCATCGGCAGCACCTTCCGCGTCGAAATCCCAACCAGCGTCGCCAATCTGCAGGACATGATCAGCCCCGAAGAATTGACTCGCTTGGCACAAGAGAAATCGGCCGGTGAAGTCAATTCCGAATTGCTGCGTTTGCCTTCCAAACGCGTCCTGGTCGTCGACGACGGGGAAGCCAACCGCCGCTTGATCGAGTTGGTGCTCAAACGGGCCGGTGCGGTGGTGTTGACCGCCGAACACGGACAAGAAGCCCTCGAGATGATCGAACAAGGCCATCAAGCCAGCGATCCGTACGCACTCGTGTTGATGGACATGCAAATGCCGGTCCTGGACGGGTACTCCGCCACTCGACAACTGCGAGCACAAGAGGACAAAACTCCCGTCATTGCCCTGACCGGGAACGCCATGCGTGGTGACCGTGAAAAATGCATCGATGCCGGTTGCGACGACTTCCTCACCAAACCGGTCAACTTGGACGAGTTGCTGCAAATGGTTTCGGAGTACCTCGGCCCGGTCGACCCAGGAACCTTGACCAACGCCAATGTTCTGTCATCCCCCAATGTCCTCTCCCCTGAAACAACGTCTCGCTTGGCTCACAGCGGGCTGAGTGGCATCGCATCGCTGCCGTTGACACCAGTCACTCCCGCCACCACCACACTCTCATCGTCCGCGATTGTGCCGACCTTGCCGATGGACGACGAAGACTTCCGCGCCATCGCCGGCGACTTTGTCTCGCGTCTGCAAGCACGCTTGGACGGCATTGAACGGGCCATCGAAGAGGCCAAGTTCGATTTCGTTCACGGCGAAGCCCACTGGCTCAAAGGTGCCGGGGGAACGGTTGGCCTGGACGTCTTCACTCAACCCGCACGCACGTTGGAACAAGCCGCCAAGGACGAATCGGCCGGCAACGCCCAATCGATCCTTCAACAAATCCGCGAATTGCACAGTCGGATCATGATCCCGGGAATGGACACGCTGTCCCCACCCGACGCAGACGGCTTGACCGACGCGTCCCACACTCCCCTGGATCCGATGCAAATCGTCAATCCGATTCACTGCACCCTGCCCCTGGAAGACCCTGATTTCCATGCCATCGTCTCGGACTTCATCGTGCGACTCGATGCACGATTGAAGGACATGCGATCAGAATTGCACTCCGAACGATTTGAGGAATTGGGACTCAGCGCTCACTGGCTGAAGGGAGCCGGCGGAACAGTCGGCTATGGCGACTTGACCCAACCATCACGGGAATTGATTGATGCCGCACTGGCGTCCAATTTCGACGAATGCGAGTCCTGTCTGTCACAAATCGAGGCCGTGCGTCGCCGCATGATTCTTCCAGGCCCCGTGCCACACACCGTTTGA
- a CDS encoding Ig-like domain-containing protein has protein sequence PALNVTVNVDDTALGAGIDSSTNFTLTVTDVNEAPTLGLANQVTTISESADLSSGMKVADIVVTDDALGTETLALVGADAALFRIDGTELWLIDNATLDFDSNSVLDVTVSVDDNTVGNTPDDSQAFSINVTDVNTAPVVSLSQSGDSLPESTATGSRIKMADIILTDDGTGTNTLSLSGTDAGLFEIDGTELFWTGDSALDYESKPALNVTVNVNDTSLGAGIDSSTNFTLTVTDVNEAPSFTLDSPLTLVTEDEDLSSGLKVADLLITDDAIGSETFSLRGDDAALFEVIGTELRLKAGVALDAITNPNLDVTIDLDDASLGGGPEDTQTLQIQVTTTNTPPTLNNWQNSSFVGQTMEIPASVFAGLSDDVDGQTLTAHLHSGPSIGTLDLRTNGGFTFTPPPGFIGSITFEWTSHDGRQHSAAATATLTFLPIPTIPTPPAPPSPDDGSGSNSDASDSDQTDSESDSDSKDDSEDSSSDSESESDSEAESTDVPVGIPNAVTGPDGSGQPGSQSAGAEETSSELERMNASVNEARLANEAAEREHEFASTQLALGHSSGRIQRLDLDFDFGSDGATMTSIDYALMSQPGEMWDQLDNYQQKVNSQINGDLIVVGTAGAAASSVTVGVVAWALRSGLLLSGLIAHMPAWSAVDPLLIMQGFSGNGDGETLEELMDRHDKAMTDE, from the coding sequence GTCTGGCCAATCAAGTCACCACGATCAGCGAAAGTGCGGACCTGTCGTCCGGCATGAAGGTCGCTGACATCGTCGTCACGGATGATGCCCTCGGCACCGAAACGCTTGCGCTAGTCGGAGCCGATGCGGCCTTGTTCCGCATTGATGGCACAGAGCTCTGGTTGATTGACAACGCCACGCTCGACTTTGACAGCAACAGCGTCCTCGATGTCACCGTTTCCGTGGACGACAACACGGTGGGTAACACGCCGGACGACAGCCAAGCGTTTTCGATCAACGTCACCGATGTGAACACCGCCCCGGTCGTTTCGCTGAGCCAGAGCGGCGACTCGTTGCCGGAATCCACCGCCACCGGTTCACGCATCAAGATGGCCGACATCATCCTCACCGATGATGGAACCGGCACGAACACGCTGTCGCTGTCAGGCACCGACGCCGGGCTGTTTGAAATCGACGGCACCGAATTGTTCTGGACCGGTGACTCGGCCCTCGACTACGAATCAAAACCCGCCCTGAACGTGACCGTCAATGTCAACGACACCTCGCTTGGCGCGGGCATCGACTCATCGACCAACTTCACGTTGACGGTCACCGACGTCAACGAAGCCCCCAGCTTCACCTTGGATTCCCCTCTGACCTTGGTGACCGAAGACGAGGATTTGTCGAGCGGGCTCAAAGTAGCGGACTTGTTGATCACAGACGATGCGATCGGATCTGAAACCTTTTCACTCCGTGGCGATGATGCCGCGTTGTTTGAAGTGATTGGAACAGAACTGAGACTCAAAGCGGGAGTCGCACTCGACGCCATCACGAACCCAAACTTGGACGTGACCATCGACCTGGATGACGCCAGCCTGGGTGGTGGTCCGGAAGACACGCAAACGCTGCAGATCCAAGTCACCACCACGAACACACCACCGACGCTCAACAACTGGCAAAACAGTTCGTTTGTCGGCCAGACCATGGAGATACCTGCCTCCGTGTTTGCGGGGCTATCCGACGACGTGGATGGTCAAACGCTGACGGCTCACCTTCATTCAGGCCCATCCATTGGCACCTTGGACCTGCGCACCAACGGCGGATTCACCTTCACGCCGCCTCCTGGATTCATTGGTTCCATCACCTTTGAATGGACGTCGCACGACGGACGCCAACACAGTGCTGCTGCGACGGCCACCCTGACCTTCCTCCCCATTCCCACCATCCCGACGCCTCCTGCACCACCATCGCCGGATGATGGGTCAGGGTCCAATTCGGATGCGTCTGATAGCGACCAAACGGATTCCGAATCCGATTCCGATAGCAAAGACGATTCCGAAGACAGTTCCAGCGATTCGGAATCCGAATCCGATTCCGAAGCGGAATCAACCGACGTCCCAGTCGGCATTCCCAATGCTGTCACCGGCCCGGATGGAAGCGGGCAACCAGGATCCCAATCGGCTGGTGCCGAAGAGACATCGTCGGAACTCGAACGCATGAACGCCAGTGTCAACGAGGCTCGGCTTGCGAACGAAGCTGCTGAACGCGAGCACGAATTCGCGAGCACGCAACTTGCACTGGGCCACTCGAGCGGACGCATCCAACGTTTGGATCTGGATTTCGACTTTGGCTCCGATGGTGCCACCATGACATCCATTGATTACGCCCTGATGAGCCAACCGGGTGAGATGTGGGACCAACTGGACAACTACCAACAAAAGGTCAACTCACAAATCAATGGTGACTTGATCGTGGTCGGCACCGCCGGTGCAGCCGCCTCCAGTGTGACCGTGGGTGTCGTTGCCTGGGCACTGCGAAGTGGATTGCTGTTATCAGGTTTGATCGCCCACATGCCCGCCTGGAGTGCCGTGGACCCGTTGTTGATCATGCAAGGGTTCTCTGGAAACGGTGACGGAGAAACTCTCGAAGAACTCATGGACCGCCACGATAAAGCGATGACAGACGAATGA
- a CDS encoding class I SAM-dependent methyltransferase, with protein MNFSDPSRSTESPPSGMAGGRTDDRYELVDFGAGRKLERVAGRLIDRPSPAAEGHASRQRARWKVVASRFDENEKRWNHRVEWTPGRSVECGGFRMPVAPTPAGHIGVFPEQQSNWDWLRTHALPEISADDRPKALNLFAYTGASTMALVSAGFVVAHVDAAKPNVQSARDAAKVNGWEDPPIRFLVDDAVKFTAREVRRENRYHTIVMDPPAYGHGPSGKAWRLARDVWPLIDDSLKLLEPDAFRLLITGHSPDVTQVDVQTYLAERIPSVVRPGGTLQFETGRLRLPDQAGRKLDAGFFVRVWNER; from the coding sequence ATGAACTTTTCGGATCCCTCTCGCTCGACTGAATCACCTCCCTCGGGGATGGCTGGTGGCCGCACGGATGATCGGTACGAGCTGGTTGATTTTGGTGCCGGGCGGAAATTGGAACGGGTTGCAGGTCGATTGATCGATCGACCTTCGCCCGCCGCGGAGGGTCACGCCAGCAGGCAACGAGCGCGGTGGAAGGTGGTGGCCAGCCGTTTCGACGAAAATGAAAAACGTTGGAATCATCGGGTGGAGTGGACACCGGGACGCAGCGTGGAGTGTGGCGGATTCCGGATGCCGGTCGCGCCGACTCCCGCTGGGCACATCGGCGTCTTCCCGGAACAACAGTCCAATTGGGATTGGCTGCGAACGCATGCGTTGCCAGAGATCTCGGCCGACGATCGCCCGAAGGCTCTGAATTTGTTCGCTTACACGGGGGCGTCCACGATGGCGCTGGTGTCGGCGGGCTTCGTGGTCGCTCATGTGGACGCGGCCAAACCGAACGTGCAATCGGCTCGCGACGCGGCCAAGGTGAATGGATGGGAGGATCCACCGATCCGGTTCTTGGTCGATGATGCGGTCAAGTTCACCGCTCGAGAAGTCCGCCGCGAAAATCGCTATCACACGATTGTGATGGACCCGCCGGCGTACGGGCACGGTCCCAGCGGCAAGGCGTGGCGATTGGCTCGCGATGTGTGGCCGTTGATCGACGACAGCCTGAAGTTGCTGGAACCGGATGCGTTTCGATTGCTGATCACGGGGCATTCGCCGGACGTGACTCAGGTCGATGTGCAGACGTACTTGGCGGAGAGAATTCCGAGCGTGGTCCGACCAGGAGGGACGCTCCAGTTCGAGACCGGGCGATTGCGGTTGCCAGATCAGGCAGGCCGGAAACTGGACGCGGGGTTCTTTGTTCGCGTTTGGAACGAACGCTAG
- a CDS encoding HD domain-containing phosphohydrolase, with translation MHAPSTSTDTAIFSAPVVPGSHGVLPQGNSAKPVAALPGKVMIVDDEIANVLVVKKYLERAGYRDFETTTDSTSAFRILETSMPDVLLLDINMPNVDGIQVLERVRQDPRFKHLPVLILTANTDERIKLVCLELGATDFLLKPVDPMDLTPRVRNSLQNKNFQDRLQHHAAELELKVEQRTRELEASRREVIYCLARAAEMRDNDTGNHVIRVGRFAGIIAAGMGLPDWFVRDIEMAAQLHDVGKIAIPDAILLKPGKLEPEEFDVIQNHVKFGHQIIQPHTSTDARRMRTHVELGADMLSNGSALMRLAASIAQTHHEKFDGSGYPLGLAGNDIPLEGRITAVADVFDALSAERPYKKAMPREKCFSILEEGRGTHFDPDVLDAFFECTKEIVRVQLDYMDHCEPTPATTTAQPTTTAPPSNNEA, from the coding sequence ATGCATGCTCCTAGCACCTCCACCGACACCGCCATCTTCAGCGCGCCGGTTGTCCCAGGAAGTCATGGTGTTCTCCCGCAAGGAAACTCAGCCAAGCCTGTCGCGGCGTTGCCCGGCAAGGTCATGATTGTGGACGATGAGATCGCCAATGTCCTGGTCGTGAAGAAGTACCTGGAACGAGCCGGCTACCGCGACTTTGAAACCACGACCGATTCCACGTCGGCGTTTCGGATCCTCGAAACCAGCATGCCAGATGTGCTGTTGCTCGACATCAACATGCCCAACGTCGATGGCATCCAAGTCTTGGAGCGGGTTCGACAAGACCCCCGTTTCAAACACCTGCCCGTGTTGATCCTCACCGCCAACACCGACGAACGAATCAAATTGGTGTGCTTGGAATTGGGCGCGACCGACTTTTTGCTCAAACCCGTCGACCCAATGGATTTGACGCCTCGCGTTCGCAACTCACTGCAAAACAAAAACTTCCAAGACCGACTGCAACACCACGCCGCTGAACTCGAACTCAAAGTCGAACAACGCACCCGGGAACTCGAAGCCTCCCGTCGCGAAGTCATTTACTGCTTGGCTCGCGCCGCCGAAATGCGTGACAACGACACCGGCAACCATGTGATCCGAGTGGGACGCTTCGCCGGAATCATCGCCGCCGGAATGGGATTGCCCGATTGGTTTGTTCGCGACATCGAAATGGCCGCGCAGCTGCACGACGTGGGCAAGATCGCCATCCCCGATGCGATCCTGTTGAAGCCTGGCAAACTTGAACCAGAAGAGTTCGATGTGATCCAAAATCACGTCAAATTCGGGCACCAAATCATCCAACCCCACACCAGCACCGATGCTCGCCGGATGCGAACCCACGTCGAGCTCGGCGCCGACATGCTCAGCAACGGCAGCGCGCTCATGCGACTGGCCGCCAGCATCGCGCAAACCCACCACGAGAAATTTGACGGTTCGGGATACCCGCTCGGATTGGCCGGAAACGATATCCCACTCGAAGGCCGAATCACCGCCGTCGCCGATGTGTTCGACGCACTCTCCGCCGAACGGCCCTACAAAAAAGCCATGCCCCGCGAGAAGTGCTTCTCCATCCTGGAAGAAGGCCGCGGCACCCACTTCGATCCCGACGTCTTGGACGCCTTCTTCGAATGCACCAAAGAGATCGTTCGCGTGCAGCTCGACTACATGGATCACTGCGAACCCACGCCCGCGACCACCACGGCCCAACCCACGACCACGGCCCCGCCCAGCAACAACGAAGCCTAA